Genomic DNA from Chrysiogenia bacterium:
CGCTCGGTGGAAGACGATTTCCATTCCTACGTTCAGTTCAAGGAAGTTTTCTATGACGAGGCGGTGGGCCGTCTCAAGGGTATGGTGGAGGACCCCCAGACCGAGCTTTCCTATGCGGTGGTTCTCGATGATGCCGGAGAGATTGTTTTTGCCGATCACGCCATGCGCGACCACGTTGTGCTCGATGAAAATGGCGAATCGGTTTTCGTTCCGGGAAAAACTGCTGAAGTGGCCGGCAAGGCGAAGGGATCGCTCACCGGTTTGGTGAAAATTACGCTCAACGGCCGCGAAGAAGGGCTGGAGCCCGGCAAGTTCTACTTCCGCCCCGAGGCCGAGGCCGATCCCCTTACCGGGGAACCGACCCTCCGCGTGACCATGCGTCTGTTCAAGCGCAACAAGGACGACGGCAGCTATCTCGAAGATTCCGAAGCCGGATTTCTCGTGATGGGCATTCCCAAGGCGGTCTTCGATCAGAAGATGGCCGGCGCACAGGATCTCTCGTCCACAGTGCGCATCTGGCTCGTCGTGCTGCTCTTCCTTCTGGCGGGCATCAACATGCTCGGATACATGATGCTCAGCCGGATGTTCCTCAAACCGGTCAGTCTGCTCAAGGAATCGGCCGAGGCCATCGCCAACGGCGATCTCTCCGCCGAAGTGGCCGAAGACATTCTCAGCAAATCCGACGAGGTGGGGGCGCTTGGCGGCGCGTTCCACCAGATGTCCGTCTCGATTCGGCGCATCGTGGAATCGATCCAGAATTCGGTTGCCCTCGTGATGAAGGCGACCATGGACATCTCGGCTGCGACAACCGATGTGGGCAAGGCCTCGGGCGCGCAGAGCGAGTCGGTGAACAAGACTTTCCAGTCCATGGAGGAAATCGGCCTGGCCATCGGTCGCACCGCCGAGAACGTGGACGTCCTGGCCGAGTCGAGTGAGGCATCCTCGTCGTCGATTCTTGAGCTCAACGCCATCATCGAAGAGATCGCGGAGAATGTTGAGCAGCTCGCCTCCGCTGTCGAAGATACAACGTCAAGCATTTCGCAGATGAACAGCTCGATCCATCAGGTCAAGGAAAACGTCGAGCACCTCTCCGTCGCCGCCGACGAGACGGCCTCCAGCATCACGGAAATGGACGCCACCATCAAACAGGTGGAGGGCAACGCCGAGGAATCCGCAA
This window encodes:
- a CDS encoding HAMP domain-containing protein, translated to MNLKTIRGRMIMHMVVQITVFIIVILATGRGVQTSLEDVRANFLDTLVSKSALLGRSVEDDFHSYVQFKEVFYDEAVGRLKGMVEDPQTELSYAVVLDDAGEIVFADHAMRDHVVLDENGESVFVPGKTAEVAGKAKGSLTGLVKITLNGREEGLEPGKFYFRPEAEADPLTGEPTLRVTMRLFKRNKDDGSYLEDSEAGFLVMGIPKAVFDQKMAGAQDLSSTVRIWLVVLLFLLAGINMLGYMMLSRMFLKPVSLLKESAEAIANGDLSAEVAEDILSKSDEVGALGGAFHQMSVSIRRIVESIQNSVALVMKATMDISAATTDVGKASGAQSESVNKTFQSMEEIGLAIGRTAENVDVLAESSEASSSSILELNAIIEEIAENVEQLASAVEDTTSSISQMNSSIHQVKENVEHLSVAADETASSITEMDATIKQVEGNAEESAKLAEGFAEDSTRGLEAVNHTIEAIQKVQTSSQGAAQVMESLGVRIEEIGKILNVIDDVAEQTNLLALNAAIIAAQAGEHGKSFAVVADEIKDLAERTAASTAEIASIIKSVQAESGRAIESVFGSTRLVEEGVRRSQEAGDVLRRISGSSKEATEMVRNIARATVEQARGSAQITSAIDKIVNMVLQINVATTEQARGSTQIMDAAQKMREITTLVRSATREQSKGARQINEAMDRVIQMVEYINGAIKEQRGSSSEVLSEMETIRSSMEANVSATRAMDSAVENLQAQAEALRTEVQRFQL